The Calonectris borealis chromosome 6, bCalBor7.hap1.2, whole genome shotgun sequence genome contains the following window.
TTGATCAACTTTTACACTGCAAACTTACTTTTGCATTGAGATAGCGTTTCGGTTCTGTCTACAAGGAAGAATATGTTGCTATTGGGTTGCTGCCTATAAaccttctgtaaaacaaaaacaacactgCATTAAGTCAAAGCAACAACTCTGGCAACCACACTGCAGCAGAAGCTGATGCAGGTCCACCGAGATACCTCTTCACTTTTATGCCAGAAGGGTAAGTTCTGCCCTGACAACACCAACATTCTAATGTCGTACCTTCAAAAACATCTCATGATCAACCCATGACTATTCTGcatttctctcttcctcataCACGAGGGATCACAttctattttaaaacacataCACATGAAAAGTAAGAATACTTCATGAAGTCTTCTGATCAACTCAAACATCTTAATGAAATAACTCAGGTAAAAcgtaaaaaggcaaaaaaccccaacaacataCTGTGTTACACTGCACAAGTGTACATAATCAAATCATTTGGAGGACAAATTATTCTGAGAACAGCAGACCACATGTGTACCAAAATctgtattaaaacaaattaaagacagcatgctctgattttgtttcccCCGCCTTGTCTCTATGCTTATTTCTCCGATGCTAAAATGGAATAGTCAAAAGCAAATTCCTAAATACTTACCCGGTTCTTCTTCAAATTAGAAAGCTCATCAACTACAACCTTCTGCTCTTTAATCTGAAAGGCAAAAGATGCACCtcaatttaattattaaaaataaaccactATTATAATCCTGGTGGTGAACACGCTTACTGATATTTTAAGACAGTTACATTCATATATAGTTGCTGTTCTCCGAATGGACCATTGAAGACAAAGTGGAAGtagatataaaaattaaatactaaataaCTGCTCTAGAAATGGATTATCTTGCATGGATTGATATTTCTCCTACCCTCGAAAGCAATCACTACTGGGAAGCCAGAGTACCTCTACCTATTTATAATCAGAGATCAcatttttcccccagaagaaaagaaaacatgcaaataaCTAATAAAACATCAAATAACTTTAGAAAACAAGATTTAGCATAATATCTACAATAGACTTTACAATCACAGGTATTCtccatatttaaaatgaaaccaaTAAAAACCTAACCCCCCCTAAAACTGTATTAAGAGCAATGGAAGCTTTTCTATCACTCTGGAGTTTTGCACAAACTTCCTTAGGGGGATTTACCACTCTGTTCAACTGCACTGGCAGAGGTGGCAGGtattcccattttcttttacaATGACAGCTGTCAATGCTAAAGAGCAATCAGGAGGACCGTCATAAAAGCCAACAAATAGAACAAAATCTGGTCAGCAGGCACTTAATGTTTTTTGTTAGACAGAGATACggttttctttgttcttcctttgTGTCTCCTGGAATTGGTGCCGCGGTAGAAAGCTGCCACAGAGCTAGGTTAGCCAAACTGAATGTGGCATACAGAAAAGACAACTTTTCCAGCAGCTACATCAGTATCTTATATTTACAATTCCAACAGACAAACCAGCAGCATTGTATTTTGCTACGGACTAAACCAGCCACATTTAAGCATAACAGAAATTGCAACCTGCAATACTGTTATGTCCTAGCTTTACAGCTTCTCAGGCAATCAAAAATACCAGTGACTTTATACAATATGGCCATATGGAAAGTAAGGCATTTTTTGAGGGAAAGCAGTTCCATAAGACTTGACAGATTTCATACTAAACAAAGCTACTGGcaccacagaaaacagatttatgaGGAGTGCCAGCCTCTGTGACTGAAATCCCAGACTTTTTGAGCAGATACAGCTGAAGTAGATGCTACAGAGAAAAACCTCACCGCGACTCACCTGACATTTCAAGCTCAACTCGGAGCGGTAAGAACCAAAAAAACAATTCGACAAGAGAGCTAGCAGCGAGGCCGACCAGAACTCGCTACACGACAGACGCTCTCCTCCGAGCCCTACCACGAAACCCCGGTGCTACAGGAGCCCCAGCTTCCTGACAGGACTCGCTCTCCTCTTCTTCACGCTGATCACACCCGAGGTTACAGGCTTCGCCGGGCCCCCACTCCCTGGCAGCACGGCCCTGGCCGCGCCTCAGCCCGCCCCACTCAGCCGAGAGCACCGCGGCGATACGCCGGGGGGGGACGACACACAGTGCCGCGGCCTCGGACGCCGCCGCCAGCCGCGTCGCggtcctctccctctctccctctctccctccctccctccctccggccCCTCAGCTCACCCTCCGGCTCAGGTCCTCCTTGTGGCGCAGCTTCGcgctctccccctcctcctgccgcgGCGCGCGGCCCGACATCCCCCCGCGGAGCGGGCCCCGCCGGGCACCACGCGCACAaacccggcggcggcggcggcggctccgcgcgcACCACCTCCCAAAGGGCACAGCCAGCCGCGCCGGAGCATGCGCAAACAGCCCGGCGGCGGCGTGCGCGCATGCGTGCGGCAGGGCCCCGCGGAGCACCAATCAGCAGCGCTTGCTCCGCCGGAGGCGTAACTGAGCACGCGCGAGCCGCCAGGCGCGaaggggtggggcggggcggggcggggcggggctgtcGCCGTCGCACCTGAGGCGGCCGGCGGTGGCGGTAACGGAGGAGGGGTCCCGCTCCTCCCGGTACCGGCCTGCCGTCCGCACGGGCAGCAGGGGACGTCTTGGCCCAGTGAAAGACTTCCTGGGAATGCTACGCTGGCGGCGAGCTGTCACCGTGTCCGTGAGGGCATTGGCAAGGCCAAGGTGAAAGCGCTGTTTGGAATGAGGGCTGGAGACTGGGCCTTGTACAgtgtgaaggaaaaagagaagaaaaagaaaagtgcctTGGGACTGCTTGGTGCAGTGGTGACCCTGAACCAGAGTCAGGCAGCTTGCTCTGGAATACCTTCAAGCAGTTTGTGTAAAGGTATTCCAGAGGAGATATGAATTATATAATATTTACAGATATTAAGATTATATGTTTTCCTCTTTGGTAGGATGGTCTTAATATTTCTCTGTCTCTTCCATTCTACTATAGATATATTGCAGTGATGCATCTGTCTTCCTGTCCTTATAAATACAGGGAAGAAGTTGTGTAAGTGGCAGGATGATGATAGCACAACGACAAATAATATTATAACGATTTGCTATCATAAATAAATGTAGGCTGAGAAGTGGTAAAAGGAGCCAATTACTGTGAGAAGAAGGTTTTGAAAATGTCTTCCACTAGCACTAATGAGGAACAAAATAGAGTATGATTTACTTATGAAAGGAATTACATGCTCTTCTCACTGAGTTAATTGGTGAATGAACTGCGTATCGTGGGAAATCAGAAGCCTGCTGATTTTCATGGAAAATAGATCATATATTTATTAATGAGTATTAGTGGGTATCAGTGGGGAATTTGGGTAAAACTTTGTCAAGGTGGTTGATGTAGGAACATTACAGGTATTTTCTGGTCTCATGTTAtccctttccctctttttaaatactgttgtgTAATTATTCTAAAGACTCAAGAGCCATCCCAAACTTACAGACTACTACTGATAGCTCAGTTGGGATAGAAATCTCATAAAATCCTACAAGTCCTTACGCTGCTGACTGCACTGCAATTATTGTGCAAATCTTCATgaattatttgaaatactttctATTTTAGTAAGTGAGGTAGGAGTGTTGACTTTTGCTGCTTTGTGATTTGTGGCTCACATAATCATATGTGTTATGTATTTTGATAATACTTAGAGCTTGTGAGCAAGATTACACCTTGTTTTGGTGGTATCCATAAGCTTGGTTGGAATGTCTGTGATGTTGATTGGAATTTTTGGTAGTGGTGTAGGGAGAATAAGGATTTTGGCTGCTAGTAGAAGCATGAAAAAAGACAATTTGGCTATAAGAATATTTAACAACACAGTAACTTGCAAATGTTATGCTTATTTGCCTTtaacagaaagagaaactgaggtTACGGTTTCATAAAAGGTCAGTCTTGCTCTTCCCTCCACCTTCTGCCACACACTTCTGCCTCCACTCTTGCATCAACGTGGCTGCTTATGGGATGGTGTGGTGAGACAGGTTAGGTAGCTGATCCGGCTTTCTCTGCAGTGTACCAGGGCTTATGTGATCCTGGCAGTCCCAAAGCAGATTAACTGAAGCTGCTGGGGAACGGTTGCCTAGGGGTTGGAGAGGTTCTGGGGCTTGTCCCTTCAAATTCTAGAAGAAATACGCATGCCTGGGTCACAAACAACAGTTTTG
Protein-coding sequences here:
- the ASDURF gene encoding ASDURF protein, translated to MSGRAPRQEEGESAKLRHKEDLSRRIKEQKVVVDELSNLKKNRKVYRQQPNSNIFFLVDRTETLSQCKNTLDELKKAHQEMENSEKTKIKK